The following proteins are co-located in the Bombus pyrosoma isolate SC7728 linkage group LG12, ASM1482585v1, whole genome shotgun sequence genome:
- the LOC122573901 gene encoding laccase-4-like isoform X1 — translation MRASTSADLPMMLTTYGLRFLVVVFTIAAAATFLHVNNYRPKQIFLSCDRPCHHLDWPMICRLKLTLEVFQSLSKSCGDCPQNETACLSDHCVSADGQRRGILTANRQLPGPIIQVCENDILVVDVINRIPGKTAAMHWRGQTQIETPHMDGAPLVTQCPIPSYTTFQYKFRASSAGTHLWHAHAGADVTNGIFGALIVKQADIKDPHRALYDIDDSDHVVLVSQWQHSTEITFTDGHAKPAILLVNGRGRQPNGPNVPLTRFTVIPGRRHRFRVANAGGAGSCPITISVDAHPLLLIALDGQPVEPRQIASITLAKGERADFVLKANKRVASYWMNVYTSKECAISPISGAAILEYKGSSTKDPLPVTEATEQSEVEEVRVAMTTNPAAKCENPESLCVTELHALRKIPAALGKPKTDVTIRLPINYKLQTNDIVGNSGVEMRVLNVNNATFTYPSSPLLTQGADVSEETMCSSTPDEDDARVENNETASLSSRRCRRSDATASDVCECVHVRYIPLGATVEIILLDQGGLDDLVYHLHGYTFYVVGARKFGRSVSLHELKSLDDRGQLFSRNLDCTVAKDTVVVPKFGAVALRFKADNPGYWILRDEHAAEWTRGLDVILQVGQTSDMVPAPEDFPKCGSFVGPDYFLI, via the exons ATGCGCGCGTCAACGAGTGCGGACTTGCCGATGATGCTGACCACCTACGGTCTACGATTTCTCGTCGTCGTCTTCACGATCGCGGCTGCGGCCACCTTTTTGCACGTGAACAATTATAGGCCCA AACAAATATTCCTCTCCTGCGATAGACCATGCCACCATTTGGATTGGCCAATGATTTGTCGATTGAAGCTCACTCTCGAAGTGTTCCAGTCGCTTAGCAA ATCGTGCGGCGATTGTCCACAGAACGAAACAGCATGTTTGTCCGATCACTGCGTCTCGGCGGATGGACAGAGACGCGGGATCCTCACGGCGAATCGTCAGCTGCCTGGTCCCATTATTCAG GTTTGCGAGAACGATATCTTGGTAGTGGACGTGATTAATCGGATTCCGGGTAAAACTGCGGCGATGCACTGGCGTGGCCAAACGCAGATTGAGACGCCGCATATGGACGGCGCGCCTCTGGTCACTCAGTGCCCGATACCGAGCTACACCACCTTCCAATATAAATTTCGCGCTTCTTCCGCTGGAACTCATCTATGGCATGCTCACGCTG GTGCCGACGTTACTAATGGCATATTTGGCGCGTTGATCGTGAAGCAAGCCGATATCAAAGATCCTCATCGCGCTCTTTACGATATCGACGATTCGGATCACGTGGTTCTCGTGAGCCAGTGGCAACATTCCACCGAAATCACGTTCACCGACGGCCACGCGAAACCAGCGATCCTTTTGGTGAATGGCAGGGGACGGCAGCCAAATGGGCCGAACGTCCCTTTGACCAGGTTCACAGTTATCCCGGGACGACGTCACAGATTCCGCGTTGCGAACGCTGGTGGTGCTGGATCCTGTCCAATAACGATCTCCGTCGATGCTCATCCCCTTCTCCTGATCGCTCTCGATGGCCAGCCAGTGGAACCACGACAAATTGCATCGATTACTTTGGCGAAAG GTGAGAGAGCAGATTTTGTCCTGAAGGCGAACAAGCGAGTTGCTTCCTACTGGATGAACGTGTACACGTCGAAAGAATGTGCGATCAGTCCCATAAGTGGTGCCGCGATCTTAGAATACAAGGGAAGTTCAACGAAGGATCCGTTGCCCGTGACGGAAGCTACTGAACAGTCGGAAGTCGAGGAAGTTCGAGTGGCGATGACGACGAACCCCGCGGCAAAGTGTGAAAATCCAGAGAGTCTGTGCGTGACGGAATTGCATGCATTGCGGAAGATACCAGCTGCTCTAGGGAAACCGAAAACCGACGTCACCATCCGTTTGCCTATCAATTACAAGCTGCAGACGAACGACATCGTTG GAAACAGCGGCGTGGAGATGAGAGTTCTGAACGTGAACAACGCGACGTTCACGTACCCGTCGTCACCGCTGTTGACACAGGGCGCCGACGTCTCCGAGGAGACTATGTGCTCTTCCACCCCCGACGAGGACGACGCTCGTGTCGAGAACAACGAAACTGCGTCGTTGTCGTCGCGACGCTGCCGCCGTAGCGACGCTACCGCTTCAGACGTTTGCGAGTGTGTTCATGTGAGGTATATACCGCTCGGGGCGACCGTCGAGATCATTCTCCTCGATCAAG GCGGTCTCGACGACTTGGTCTACCACTTGCACGGATACACTTTCTACGTAGTGGGTGCAAGAAAGTTCGGTCGCAGCGTGTCTTTGCACGAGTTAAAAAGCTTGGACGACAGAGGTCAACTGTTTTCTCGCAATCTCGACTGCACCGTGGCGAAAGATACCGTAGTTGTTCCGAAATTCGGGGCAGTTGCCCTCAGGTTTAAAGCGGATAATCCAG GCTACTGGATATTACGAGACGAGCATGCAGCTGAATGGACGCGTGGGTTGGACGTGATCCTTCAGGTTGGACAGACGAGTGATATGGTACCCGCTCCGGAAGATTTCCCTAAATGTGGATCCTTCGTTGGACCGGATTACTTCCTTATATAG
- the LOC122573901 gene encoding laccase-3-like isoform X4, translating to MRASTSADLPMMLTTYGLRFLVVVFTIAAAATFLHVNNYRPKQIFLSCDRPCHHLDWPMICRLKLTLEVFQSLSKSCGDCPQNETACLSDHCVSADGQRRGILTANRQLPGPIIQVCENDILVVDVINRIPGKTAAMHWRGQTQIETPHMDGAPLVTQCPIPSYTTFQYKFRASSAGTHLWHAHAGADVTNGIFGALIVKQADIKDPHRALYDIDDSDHVVLVSQWQHSTEITFTDGHAKPAILLVNGRGRQPNGPNVPLTRFTVIPGRRHRFRVANAGGAGSCPITISVDAHPLLLIALDGQPVEPRQIASITLAKGERADFVLKANKRVASYWMNVYTSKECAISPISGAAILEYKGSSTKDPLPVTEATEQSEVEEVRVAMTTNPAAKCENPESLCVTELHALRKIPAALGKPKTDVTIRLPINYKLQTNDIVGGLDDLVYHLHGYTFYVVGARKFGRSVSLHELKSLDDRGQLFSRNLDCTVAKDTVVVPKFGAVALRFKADNPGYWILRDEHAAEWTRGLDVILQVGQTSDMVPAPEDFPKCGSFVGPDYFLI from the exons ATGCGCGCGTCAACGAGTGCGGACTTGCCGATGATGCTGACCACCTACGGTCTACGATTTCTCGTCGTCGTCTTCACGATCGCGGCTGCGGCCACCTTTTTGCACGTGAACAATTATAGGCCCA AACAAATATTCCTCTCCTGCGATAGACCATGCCACCATTTGGATTGGCCAATGATTTGTCGATTGAAGCTCACTCTCGAAGTGTTCCAGTCGCTTAGCAA ATCGTGCGGCGATTGTCCACAGAACGAAACAGCATGTTTGTCCGATCACTGCGTCTCGGCGGATGGACAGAGACGCGGGATCCTCACGGCGAATCGTCAGCTGCCTGGTCCCATTATTCAG GTTTGCGAGAACGATATCTTGGTAGTGGACGTGATTAATCGGATTCCGGGTAAAACTGCGGCGATGCACTGGCGTGGCCAAACGCAGATTGAGACGCCGCATATGGACGGCGCGCCTCTGGTCACTCAGTGCCCGATACCGAGCTACACCACCTTCCAATATAAATTTCGCGCTTCTTCCGCTGGAACTCATCTATGGCATGCTCACGCTG GTGCCGACGTTACTAATGGCATATTTGGCGCGTTGATCGTGAAGCAAGCCGATATCAAAGATCCTCATCGCGCTCTTTACGATATCGACGATTCGGATCACGTGGTTCTCGTGAGCCAGTGGCAACATTCCACCGAAATCACGTTCACCGACGGCCACGCGAAACCAGCGATCCTTTTGGTGAATGGCAGGGGACGGCAGCCAAATGGGCCGAACGTCCCTTTGACCAGGTTCACAGTTATCCCGGGACGACGTCACAGATTCCGCGTTGCGAACGCTGGTGGTGCTGGATCCTGTCCAATAACGATCTCCGTCGATGCTCATCCCCTTCTCCTGATCGCTCTCGATGGCCAGCCAGTGGAACCACGACAAATTGCATCGATTACTTTGGCGAAAG GTGAGAGAGCAGATTTTGTCCTGAAGGCGAACAAGCGAGTTGCTTCCTACTGGATGAACGTGTACACGTCGAAAGAATGTGCGATCAGTCCCATAAGTGGTGCCGCGATCTTAGAATACAAGGGAAGTTCAACGAAGGATCCGTTGCCCGTGACGGAAGCTACTGAACAGTCGGAAGTCGAGGAAGTTCGAGTGGCGATGACGACGAACCCCGCGGCAAAGTGTGAAAATCCAGAGAGTCTGTGCGTGACGGAATTGCATGCATTGCGGAAGATACCAGCTGCTCTAGGGAAACCGAAAACCGACGTCACCATCCGTTTGCCTATCAATTACAAGCTGCAGACGAACGACATCGTTG GCGGTCTCGACGACTTGGTCTACCACTTGCACGGATACACTTTCTACGTAGTGGGTGCAAGAAAGTTCGGTCGCAGCGTGTCTTTGCACGAGTTAAAAAGCTTGGACGACAGAGGTCAACTGTTTTCTCGCAATCTCGACTGCACCGTGGCGAAAGATACCGTAGTTGTTCCGAAATTCGGGGCAGTTGCCCTCAGGTTTAAAGCGGATAATCCAG GCTACTGGATATTACGAGACGAGCATGCAGCTGAATGGACGCGTGGGTTGGACGTGATCCTTCAGGTTGGACAGACGAGTGATATGGTACCCGCTCCGGAAGATTTCCCTAAATGTGGATCCTTCGTTGGACCGGATTACTTCCTTATATAG
- the LOC122573901 gene encoding laccase-4-like isoform X2: MFFRLAVFVGLSSVVATIIYLTPIPEQIFLSCDRPCHHLDWPMICRLKLTLEVFQSLSKSCGDCPQNETACLSDHCVSADGQRRGILTANRQLPGPIIQVCENDILVVDVINRIPGKTAAMHWRGQTQIETPHMDGAPLVTQCPIPSYTTFQYKFRASSAGTHLWHAHAGADVTNGIFGALIVKQADIKDPHRALYDIDDSDHVVLVSQWQHSTEITFTDGHAKPAILLVNGRGRQPNGPNVPLTRFTVIPGRRHRFRVANAGGAGSCPITISVDAHPLLLIALDGQPVEPRQIASITLAKGERADFVLKANKRVASYWMNVYTSKECAISPISGAAILEYKGSSTKDPLPVTEATEQSEVEEVRVAMTTNPAAKCENPESLCVTELHALRKIPAALGKPKTDVTIRLPINYKLQTNDIVGNSGVEMRVLNVNNATFTYPSSPLLTQGADVSEETMCSSTPDEDDARVENNETASLSSRRCRRSDATASDVCECVHVRYIPLGATVEIILLDQGGLDDLVYHLHGYTFYVVGARKFGRSVSLHELKSLDDRGQLFSRNLDCTVAKDTVVVPKFGAVALRFKADNPGYWILRDEHAAEWTRGLDVILQVGQTSDMVPAPEDFPKCGSFVGPDYFLI, translated from the exons AACAAATATTCCTCTCCTGCGATAGACCATGCCACCATTTGGATTGGCCAATGATTTGTCGATTGAAGCTCACTCTCGAAGTGTTCCAGTCGCTTAGCAA ATCGTGCGGCGATTGTCCACAGAACGAAACAGCATGTTTGTCCGATCACTGCGTCTCGGCGGATGGACAGAGACGCGGGATCCTCACGGCGAATCGTCAGCTGCCTGGTCCCATTATTCAG GTTTGCGAGAACGATATCTTGGTAGTGGACGTGATTAATCGGATTCCGGGTAAAACTGCGGCGATGCACTGGCGTGGCCAAACGCAGATTGAGACGCCGCATATGGACGGCGCGCCTCTGGTCACTCAGTGCCCGATACCGAGCTACACCACCTTCCAATATAAATTTCGCGCTTCTTCCGCTGGAACTCATCTATGGCATGCTCACGCTG GTGCCGACGTTACTAATGGCATATTTGGCGCGTTGATCGTGAAGCAAGCCGATATCAAAGATCCTCATCGCGCTCTTTACGATATCGACGATTCGGATCACGTGGTTCTCGTGAGCCAGTGGCAACATTCCACCGAAATCACGTTCACCGACGGCCACGCGAAACCAGCGATCCTTTTGGTGAATGGCAGGGGACGGCAGCCAAATGGGCCGAACGTCCCTTTGACCAGGTTCACAGTTATCCCGGGACGACGTCACAGATTCCGCGTTGCGAACGCTGGTGGTGCTGGATCCTGTCCAATAACGATCTCCGTCGATGCTCATCCCCTTCTCCTGATCGCTCTCGATGGCCAGCCAGTGGAACCACGACAAATTGCATCGATTACTTTGGCGAAAG GTGAGAGAGCAGATTTTGTCCTGAAGGCGAACAAGCGAGTTGCTTCCTACTGGATGAACGTGTACACGTCGAAAGAATGTGCGATCAGTCCCATAAGTGGTGCCGCGATCTTAGAATACAAGGGAAGTTCAACGAAGGATCCGTTGCCCGTGACGGAAGCTACTGAACAGTCGGAAGTCGAGGAAGTTCGAGTGGCGATGACGACGAACCCCGCGGCAAAGTGTGAAAATCCAGAGAGTCTGTGCGTGACGGAATTGCATGCATTGCGGAAGATACCAGCTGCTCTAGGGAAACCGAAAACCGACGTCACCATCCGTTTGCCTATCAATTACAAGCTGCAGACGAACGACATCGTTG GAAACAGCGGCGTGGAGATGAGAGTTCTGAACGTGAACAACGCGACGTTCACGTACCCGTCGTCACCGCTGTTGACACAGGGCGCCGACGTCTCCGAGGAGACTATGTGCTCTTCCACCCCCGACGAGGACGACGCTCGTGTCGAGAACAACGAAACTGCGTCGTTGTCGTCGCGACGCTGCCGCCGTAGCGACGCTACCGCTTCAGACGTTTGCGAGTGTGTTCATGTGAGGTATATACCGCTCGGGGCGACCGTCGAGATCATTCTCCTCGATCAAG GCGGTCTCGACGACTTGGTCTACCACTTGCACGGATACACTTTCTACGTAGTGGGTGCAAGAAAGTTCGGTCGCAGCGTGTCTTTGCACGAGTTAAAAAGCTTGGACGACAGAGGTCAACTGTTTTCTCGCAATCTCGACTGCACCGTGGCGAAAGATACCGTAGTTGTTCCGAAATTCGGGGCAGTTGCCCTCAGGTTTAAAGCGGATAATCCAG GCTACTGGATATTACGAGACGAGCATGCAGCTGAATGGACGCGTGGGTTGGACGTGATCCTTCAGGTTGGACAGACGAGTGATATGGTACCCGCTCCGGAAGATTTCCCTAAATGTGGATCCTTCGTTGGACCGGATTACTTCCTTATATAG
- the LOC122573901 gene encoding laccase-4-like isoform X3 yields the protein MICRLKLTLEVFQSLSKSCGDCPQNETACLSDHCVSADGQRRGILTANRQLPGPIIQVCENDILVVDVINRIPGKTAAMHWRGQTQIETPHMDGAPLVTQCPIPSYTTFQYKFRASSAGTHLWHAHAGADVTNGIFGALIVKQADIKDPHRALYDIDDSDHVVLVSQWQHSTEITFTDGHAKPAILLVNGRGRQPNGPNVPLTRFTVIPGRRHRFRVANAGGAGSCPITISVDAHPLLLIALDGQPVEPRQIASITLAKGERADFVLKANKRVASYWMNVYTSKECAISPISGAAILEYKGSSTKDPLPVTEATEQSEVEEVRVAMTTNPAAKCENPESLCVTELHALRKIPAALGKPKTDVTIRLPINYKLQTNDIVGNSGVEMRVLNVNNATFTYPSSPLLTQGADVSEETMCSSTPDEDDARVENNETASLSSRRCRRSDATASDVCECVHVRYIPLGATVEIILLDQGGLDDLVYHLHGYTFYVVGARKFGRSVSLHELKSLDDRGQLFSRNLDCTVAKDTVVVPKFGAVALRFKADNPGYWILRDEHAAEWTRGLDVILQVGQTSDMVPAPEDFPKCGSFVGPDYFLI from the exons ATGATTTGTCGATTGAAGCTCACTCTCGAAGTGTTCCAGTCGCTTAGCAA ATCGTGCGGCGATTGTCCACAGAACGAAACAGCATGTTTGTCCGATCACTGCGTCTCGGCGGATGGACAGAGACGCGGGATCCTCACGGCGAATCGTCAGCTGCCTGGTCCCATTATTCAG GTTTGCGAGAACGATATCTTGGTAGTGGACGTGATTAATCGGATTCCGGGTAAAACTGCGGCGATGCACTGGCGTGGCCAAACGCAGATTGAGACGCCGCATATGGACGGCGCGCCTCTGGTCACTCAGTGCCCGATACCGAGCTACACCACCTTCCAATATAAATTTCGCGCTTCTTCCGCTGGAACTCATCTATGGCATGCTCACGCTG GTGCCGACGTTACTAATGGCATATTTGGCGCGTTGATCGTGAAGCAAGCCGATATCAAAGATCCTCATCGCGCTCTTTACGATATCGACGATTCGGATCACGTGGTTCTCGTGAGCCAGTGGCAACATTCCACCGAAATCACGTTCACCGACGGCCACGCGAAACCAGCGATCCTTTTGGTGAATGGCAGGGGACGGCAGCCAAATGGGCCGAACGTCCCTTTGACCAGGTTCACAGTTATCCCGGGACGACGTCACAGATTCCGCGTTGCGAACGCTGGTGGTGCTGGATCCTGTCCAATAACGATCTCCGTCGATGCTCATCCCCTTCTCCTGATCGCTCTCGATGGCCAGCCAGTGGAACCACGACAAATTGCATCGATTACTTTGGCGAAAG GTGAGAGAGCAGATTTTGTCCTGAAGGCGAACAAGCGAGTTGCTTCCTACTGGATGAACGTGTACACGTCGAAAGAATGTGCGATCAGTCCCATAAGTGGTGCCGCGATCTTAGAATACAAGGGAAGTTCAACGAAGGATCCGTTGCCCGTGACGGAAGCTACTGAACAGTCGGAAGTCGAGGAAGTTCGAGTGGCGATGACGACGAACCCCGCGGCAAAGTGTGAAAATCCAGAGAGTCTGTGCGTGACGGAATTGCATGCATTGCGGAAGATACCAGCTGCTCTAGGGAAACCGAAAACCGACGTCACCATCCGTTTGCCTATCAATTACAAGCTGCAGACGAACGACATCGTTG GAAACAGCGGCGTGGAGATGAGAGTTCTGAACGTGAACAACGCGACGTTCACGTACCCGTCGTCACCGCTGTTGACACAGGGCGCCGACGTCTCCGAGGAGACTATGTGCTCTTCCACCCCCGACGAGGACGACGCTCGTGTCGAGAACAACGAAACTGCGTCGTTGTCGTCGCGACGCTGCCGCCGTAGCGACGCTACCGCTTCAGACGTTTGCGAGTGTGTTCATGTGAGGTATATACCGCTCGGGGCGACCGTCGAGATCATTCTCCTCGATCAAG GCGGTCTCGACGACTTGGTCTACCACTTGCACGGATACACTTTCTACGTAGTGGGTGCAAGAAAGTTCGGTCGCAGCGTGTCTTTGCACGAGTTAAAAAGCTTGGACGACAGAGGTCAACTGTTTTCTCGCAATCTCGACTGCACCGTGGCGAAAGATACCGTAGTTGTTCCGAAATTCGGGGCAGTTGCCCTCAGGTTTAAAGCGGATAATCCAG GCTACTGGATATTACGAGACGAGCATGCAGCTGAATGGACGCGTGGGTTGGACGTGATCCTTCAGGTTGGACAGACGAGTGATATGGTACCCGCTCCGGAAGATTTCCCTAAATGTGGATCCTTCGTTGGACCGGATTACTTCCTTATATAG
- the LOC122573911 gene encoding uncharacterized protein LOC122573911: MSCLTALDSQIVSLLSVPHEILFLQHKVFREYAKIAVGPDFIHTLPSFLILTSMAIVLWRNPPCCNGLAESVASTMVYKGLQLLVSWVVAIAVFWLWLMMQRLLYCCVWTSWGYESEYRDVSYQWWQQVWSSYYPPPSQPPAMSAGLISWLISMSIATTVLGCAISANRVCNLVTESMAGAKDALVIVKRYAKSCFKSVVTSVLQLHWPQQEPLLIEKKMNAPMNDSEASCICDECRSEISSDLINESRREILPISYGTNWMPKPSFSGYKDAQRKASMKSLHTVAVVNDIQDSDDLSPRQLRYKRGCHTVIPNNSSDQSSGC; encoded by the exons ATGTCCTGTTTGACCGCTCTCGATTCGCAGATCGTTTCTCTGCTCTCCGTGCCGCACGAGATCCTCTTCCTGCAGCACAAGGTATTTCGAGAGTATGCCAAGATTGCCGTTGGCCCGGACTTCATCCACACCTTGCCCTCGTTTTTAATTCTGACCTCTATGGCGATCGTTCTGTGGAGGAATCCACCGTGTTGCAACGGGTTAGCCGAAAGCGTAGCCTCGACGATGGTCTACAAAGGACTTCAG CTGCTGGTCAGCTGGGTCGTCGCTATCGCGGTTTTCTGGCTCTGGCTGATGATGCAGAGGCTGCTCTACTGCTGCGTCTGGACGTCTTGGGGTTAC GAATCCGAATATCGAGACGTCTCTTATCAGTGGTGGCAGCAAGTTTGGTCATCCTATTATCCTCCGCCGTCGCAACCACCGGCGATGTCAGCTGGTTTGATCAGCTGGTTGATATCGATGTCGATCGCCACAACTGTCTTAGGCTGCGCGATTTCCGCGAATCGAGTGTGCAACTTGGTCACGGAATCTATGGCTGGAGCAAAAGATGCGCTCGTGATTGTGAAACGTTATGCAAAGTCATGCTTCAAGAG TGTCGTAACGTCCGTACTGCAACTACACTGGCCGCAACAAGAGCCCCTGCTAATCGAGAAGAAGATGAACGCGCCGATGAACGACAGCGAAGCCAGTTGCATCTGCGACGAGTGTCGATCCGAGATCTCGAGCGACCTGATCAACGAATCTCGAAGAGAAATCCTGCCGATATCCTACGGCACGAACTGGATGCCAAAGCCGAGTTTCTCCGGCTACAAGGACGCTCAGAGGAAAGCGTCCATGAAGTCTCTGCACACGGTAGCCGTGGTGAACGACATCCAGGACTCCGACGACTTATCGCCCCGACAATTGCGTTACAAACGCGGCTGTCACACGGTGATACCTAACAACTCGAGCGACCAGTCGAGCGGCTGCTGA
- the LOC122573900 gene encoding sodium- and chloride-dependent GABA transporter 1-like, which produces MAEKMYYWGEQKDQVDPEQTFIEFKAKSVGSSRRRDSSHGAPKTIVSAPQNRATEVEDREEDAERGGWDNKLDFLFSCISVSVGLGNVWRFPYLCYKNGGGAFLITYGIAMLFCGIPIFFQEVAIGQYLGAGGMTLVGQLCPLLQGVGYATMTIVFFLDVYYCIIIAWTLFYLISTFANIPSVPWRGCENWWNTENCSDGQRKIDESSDSSNTTNSTYDNYTRAVPHHTTPVEEYWERRVLGITSGIENIGGMQWELLGSLIVGWLLVYFIIRRGLHQSGKIIWFSALFPYVVLFILLGRAVTLDGSYDGLLYYVTPRWYELLSPGPWIDGATQIFFAYSIGTGALPALGSYNKFHHNCYKDALITCIVNTLTCLLAGCVTFSILGHIALEQGTQVSEVVKSGPGLVFLTYPEVVLKLPGASMWAIIFFVMLLILGIDSEFCIVESFITGVVDNWPELLRPHRKKFTVAICCLMFLLGLPMVTNGGVYIFQLMDFYSASGMSILWVCFFQTIAISWIFGAKKFCDCIHQMMGVRLNKFWYICWVVFAPVIMAFIFVFQCVQYKPLKYGNSYEYPTWAEIVGVCLSLSSMIWIPGYALYYVIVTPGSIKENILKGLKPNIKTHPKLPKGEKSAVIPMSESSAGLITKNNSFLSQT; this is translated from the exons ATGGCGGAGAAGATGTATTATTGGGGAGAGCAGAAAGATCAGGTCGATCCGGAGCAGACGTTCATAGAGTTCAAGGCGAAATCGGTTGGCTCGAGTAGACGAAGGGATTCGAGTCACGGTGCGCCAAAGACGATCGTTTCCGCGCCGCAGAACCGGGCGACGGAAGTGGAGGACCGAGAGGAGGACGCGGAACGCGGAGGCTGGGACAACAAGCTGGACTTCTTGTTCTCCTGCATCAGCGTTTCCGTGGGACTTGGAAACGTGTGGAGGTTTCCGTATCTGTGTTACAAAAATGGCGGAG GTGCTTTCCTAATAACGTATGGAATTGCCATGTTGTTTTGTGGGATTCCGATATTTTTCCAAGAGGTGGCCATTGGCCAGTACCTCGGAGCAGGCGGTATGACTCTGGTAGGACAGCTGTGTCCTCTGCTGCAAg GAGTCGGATACGCTACGATGACTATCGTGTTCTTTCTGGACGTGTATTACTGCATAATCATCGCTTGGACGCTTTTCTATCTCATAAGCACCTTCGCCAACATACCCAGCGTACCCTGGAGGGGTTGTG aaaattggTGGAACACCGAAAATTGTTCCGACGGCCAGAGAAAGATCGACGAATCGTCCGATAGCTCGAATACCACGAATTCTACGTACGACAACTATACTCGAGCTGTTCCTCACCATACTACTCCGGTAGAGGAGTACTGGGA ACGAAGAGTTCTTGGCATCACTTCCGGTATCGAGAACATCGGTGGCATGCAATGGGAGCTGTTGGGTTCTCTGATCGTCGGCTGGCTGCTCGTTTACTTTATCATCCGACGGGGTCTGCATCAGAGCGGTAAGATCATCTGGTTTTCAGCCTTGTTCCCCTACGTGGTGCTTTTCATTCTTTTGGGAAGAGCGGTGACATTGGACGGCAGCTACGACGGCTTGCTGTACTACGTCACGCCGAGATGGTACGAATTGCTATCGCCTGGCCCGTGGATCGACGGCGCCACGCAAATTTTCTTCGCCTACAGTATCGGCACCGGGGCTCTGCCTGCTCTCGGATCGTACAACAAGTTCCATCACAATTGTTACAA AGACGCGCTGATCACGTGCATAGTCAACACGTTAACCTGCTTACTGGCTGGTTGCGTCACTTTCTCTATCTTGGGTCATATCGCTTTGGAGCAAGGCACGCAAGTGTCAGAAGTGGTCAAAAGCGGGCCGGGACTGGTGTTCCTCACTTATCCAGAGGTGGTTTTGAAGTTGCCCGGTGCCTCGATGTGGGCCATCATCTTCTTCGTCATGCTACTT ATACTGGGCATCGATAGCGAATTCTGTATCGTGGAATCCTTCATCACTGGAGTGGTTGACAACTGGCCGGAACTTCTTCGTCCCCATAGGAAGAAGTTCACCGTCGCAATCTGCTGTCTCATGTTCCTCTTGGGTCTTCCGATGGTGACCAAC GGTGGAGTCTACATATTCCAACTGATGGACTTCTATTCGGCGAGTGGAATGTCGATTTTGTGGGTCTGTTTCTTCCAAACGATCGCGATATCGTGGATCTTCGGCGCGAAGAAGTTCTGCGACTGTATTCATCAGATGATGGGCGTACGATTGAACAAATTTTGGTACATATGCTGGGTGGTGTTCGCGCCAGTGATTATGGCT tTTATCTTCGTGTTCCAATGCGTGCAGTACAAGCCCTTGAAATATGGAAATAGTTACGAGTATCCAACATGGGCAGAAATCGTGGGTGTCTGTCTCAGCTTGTCATCGATGATCTGGATACCTGGTTACGCTCTCTACTACGTCATCGTTACTCCGGGATCCATCAAGGAG AATATCCTGAAAGGTTTGAAGCCGAACATAAAGACGCATCCGAAATTACCAAAGGGCGAGAAATCAGCGGTGATACCAATGTCAGAGAGCAGCGCCGGATTAATCACCAAGAACAATAGTTTCCTAAGTCAAACATGA